One region of Juglans regia cultivar Chandler chromosome 4, Walnut 2.0, whole genome shotgun sequence genomic DNA includes:
- the LOC108980113 gene encoding suppressor protein SRP40-like isoform X1, with protein sequence MVTGSSEDRKWSDKKMEGGDGSRTVESLRGRLLAERQASRVAEENAVLLGKKVQLIELENQLKQETKLRYKAEKRFQVLMKKLESLNISTISVESEQSSSSEKGEMSCTSSTITSDSKNQEEDESKSQFTSPEISEDLEHNASETTSTSTKIPSSPSTENDSGSLGTANSKSNSNLNDPSQHRFSYKLSTSCSEDPNTDNHSCSSLKSSIVDNESDQGDKVDNSLALVTVSFPATSKTVEVKPLNQSVREVLDALRHAREKLQSSMQRRHMIQAGPAYTHFCK encoded by the exons ATGGTGACTGGGAGCTCGGAAGATAGAAAATGGAG TGACAAAAAAATGGAAGGGGGCGATGGTTCGAGAACGGTGGAGTCCTTAAGAGGGAGATTGCTTGCAGAGAGACAAGCTTCAAGGGTAGCTGAAGAAAATGCGGTTCTTCTGGGCAAGAAG GTACAGTTGATAGAACTAGAGAATCAACTTAAACAAGAGACCAAACTGAGATACAAAGCTGAAAAAAGGTTCCAAGTTTTGATGAAGAAACTTGAATCCTTGAACATTTCCACCATATCTGTGGAATCAGAGCAGTCCAGCTCGTCAGAAAAGGGTGAAATGTCTTGTACATCATCGACTATTACCTCAGATTCCAAAAAccaggaagaagatgaatccaAGTCCCAATTCACAAGCCCAGAAATCTCAGAAGACCTGGAGCACAATGCATCAGAAACTACTTCTACATCCACTAAAATTCCTTCAAGTCCTTCCACTGAAAATGATTCTGGGTCTCTGGGTACTGCTAATTCCAAATCAAACTCCAATCTCAATGATCCTTCCCAGCACAGATTCAGCTATAAGTTGAGTACCAGCTGCTCTGAAGATCCAAACACTGATAATCATAG TTGTTCAAGCTTAAAATCTTCGATAGTAGATAATGAGAGTGATCAAGGGGACAAAGTTGATAACTCATTGGCATTAGTTACGGTGAGTTTTCCGGCGACATCAAAGACCGTTGAGGTGAAGCCACTAAATCAAAGTGTTCGTGAAGTTCTTGATGCTCTAAGGCATGCCAGGGAAAAACTTCAGAGCTCAATGCAGAGAAGACATATGATTCAAGCTGGCCCAGCTTACACTCACTTCTGCAAGTAG
- the LOC108980113 gene encoding suppressor protein SRP40-like isoform X2: MVTGSSEDRKWSDKKMEGGDGSRTVESLRGRLLAERQASRVAEENAVLLGKKLIELENQLKQETKLRYKAEKRFQVLMKKLESLNISTISVESEQSSSSEKGEMSCTSSTITSDSKNQEEDESKSQFTSPEISEDLEHNASETTSTSTKIPSSPSTENDSGSLGTANSKSNSNLNDPSQHRFSYKLSTSCSEDPNTDNHSCSSLKSSIVDNESDQGDKVDNSLALVTVSFPATSKTVEVKPLNQSVREVLDALRHAREKLQSSMQRRHMIQAGPAYTHFCK, translated from the exons ATGGTGACTGGGAGCTCGGAAGATAGAAAATGGAG TGACAAAAAAATGGAAGGGGGCGATGGTTCGAGAACGGTGGAGTCCTTAAGAGGGAGATTGCTTGCAGAGAGACAAGCTTCAAGGGTAGCTGAAGAAAATGCGGTTCTTCTGGGCAAGAAG TTGATAGAACTAGAGAATCAACTTAAACAAGAGACCAAACTGAGATACAAAGCTGAAAAAAGGTTCCAAGTTTTGATGAAGAAACTTGAATCCTTGAACATTTCCACCATATCTGTGGAATCAGAGCAGTCCAGCTCGTCAGAAAAGGGTGAAATGTCTTGTACATCATCGACTATTACCTCAGATTCCAAAAAccaggaagaagatgaatccaAGTCCCAATTCACAAGCCCAGAAATCTCAGAAGACCTGGAGCACAATGCATCAGAAACTACTTCTACATCCACTAAAATTCCTTCAAGTCCTTCCACTGAAAATGATTCTGGGTCTCTGGGTACTGCTAATTCCAAATCAAACTCCAATCTCAATGATCCTTCCCAGCACAGATTCAGCTATAAGTTGAGTACCAGCTGCTCTGAAGATCCAAACACTGATAATCATAG TTGTTCAAGCTTAAAATCTTCGATAGTAGATAATGAGAGTGATCAAGGGGACAAAGTTGATAACTCATTGGCATTAGTTACGGTGAGTTTTCCGGCGACATCAAAGACCGTTGAGGTGAAGCCACTAAATCAAAGTGTTCGTGAAGTTCTTGATGCTCTAAGGCATGCCAGGGAAAAACTTCAGAGCTCAATGCAGAGAAGACATATGATTCAAGCTGGCCCAGCTTACACTCACTTCTGCAAGTAG